A single window of Nocardioides baekrokdamisoli DNA harbors:
- a CDS encoding zinc ribbon domain-containing protein YjdM, whose protein sequence is MTDHLDPCPQCASEYTYPLGDLMVCPECAHEWSPSETAEAEASAADAAVIKDVNGTPLADGDDVVIAKDLKVKGAGGGTIKVGTKVRGIRLQQGVGDHDIDATVDGFGRMQLKSSVVRKA, encoded by the coding sequence GTGACTGATCACCTCGACCCCTGCCCGCAGTGCGCCAGCGAATACACCTACCCGTTGGGCGACCTGATGGTCTGCCCCGAGTGCGCGCACGAGTGGTCGCCGTCCGAGACTGCTGAAGCGGAAGCTTCCGCGGCCGATGCCGCCGTGATCAAGGACGTCAACGGCACGCCGTTGGCTGACGGCGACGACGTGGTGATCGCGAAGGACCTCAAGGTCAAGGGCGCCGGCGGCGGCACGATCAAGGTCGGTACGAAGGTGCGCGGGATCCGGCTTCAGCAGGGCGTCGGCGACCACGACATCGACGCGACCGTCGACGGCTTCGGCCGCATGCAACTCAAGTCGTCGGTGGTCCGGAAGGCCTGA
- the nadA gene encoding quinolinate synthase NadA, with protein sequence MTTVDLPLLPLGRGVDLNSERGVECPGDLPPASDPDLVARATAAKAALGDKVFILGHHYQRDEVIQFADVTGDSFKLARDAAARPDAEYIVFCGVHFMAESADILTTDDQAVVLPDLAAGCSMADMAVLGQVEAAWKALEDAGVADQVVPVTYMNSSADIKAFCGRHGGVVCTSSNAQTVMEWAFERGSKVLFLPDQHLGRNTAVLKLGIPLDKNVVWNPRKPNGGLTAEEIQDATVILWQGHCSVHGRFSPDTVDALRAEIPGINILVHPECQHEVVLKADLVGSTEFIIQTIEAAPAGSAWAIGTELNLVKRLAAAHPDKRVMFLDKTVCYCSTMNRIDLPHLVWTLESLAAGHLVNQITVDAQTAADAQTALQRMLDLPGKTERD encoded by the coding sequence GTGACGACTGTGGACCTGCCCCTGCTCCCCCTCGGACGCGGTGTCGACCTGAACTCCGAGCGCGGCGTCGAGTGCCCCGGAGATCTGCCTCCGGCCTCCGACCCCGACCTGGTGGCTCGCGCCACCGCTGCCAAGGCGGCGCTGGGCGACAAGGTCTTCATCCTCGGGCACCACTACCAGCGCGACGAAGTGATCCAGTTCGCCGACGTCACCGGCGACTCGTTCAAGCTCGCCCGTGACGCTGCGGCTCGCCCCGACGCGGAGTACATCGTGTTCTGCGGCGTGCATTTCATGGCGGAGTCGGCCGACATCCTCACCACAGACGACCAGGCGGTCGTACTCCCCGATCTCGCAGCCGGGTGCTCGATGGCCGACATGGCTGTACTCGGTCAGGTCGAAGCCGCCTGGAAGGCCCTCGAGGACGCCGGCGTCGCGGATCAGGTCGTGCCGGTGACGTACATGAACTCGAGCGCCGACATCAAGGCGTTCTGCGGTCGCCACGGCGGCGTCGTGTGTACGTCCTCCAACGCGCAGACGGTCATGGAGTGGGCCTTCGAGCGTGGGTCGAAGGTGCTGTTCCTCCCCGACCAGCACCTCGGCCGCAACACCGCGGTCCTCAAACTCGGCATCCCGCTGGACAAGAACGTCGTCTGGAACCCCCGCAAACCCAACGGCGGCCTGACTGCTGAGGAGATCCAGGACGCCACGGTGATCCTGTGGCAGGGCCACTGCTCGGTGCACGGCCGCTTCTCCCCCGACACGGTCGACGCGCTGCGGGCCGAGATCCCCGGGATCAACATCCTGGTGCACCCCGAGTGCCAGCACGAGGTCGTACTCAAGGCCGATCTCGTCGGGTCGACGGAGTTCATCATCCAGACCATCGAGGCGGCTCCGGCCGGCTCCGCGTGGGCGATCGGCACGGAACTCAACCTCGTCAAGCGGCTCGCGGCAGCCCACCCGGACAAGCGGGTCATGTTCCTCGACAAGACCGTCTGCTACTGCTCGACCATGAACCGGATCGACCTCCCGCACCTGGTGTGGACGTTGGAGTCACTGGCCGCAGGCCATCTGGTCAACCAGATCACGGTCGATGCGCAGACCGCCGCCGATGCACAGACCGCGCTGCAGCGGATGCTCGATCTGCCCGGGAAGACCGAGCGTGACTGA
- the erpA gene encoding iron-sulfur cluster insertion protein ErpA, translating to MALGTRTDQINLSDIAAAKIKSLLEQEGRDDLNLRISVQPGGCSGLRYQLFFDERSLDGDVLVDFDGVGVVVDRMSAPYLNGATIDFVDTIEKQGFTIDNPNASGSCACGDSFH from the coding sequence GTGGCCCTCGGCACCCGCACCGACCAGATCAACCTGTCGGACATTGCTGCCGCCAAGATCAAGAGCCTGCTGGAGCAGGAGGGTCGCGATGACCTGAACCTGCGGATCTCCGTGCAGCCGGGCGGTTGCTCGGGCCTGCGCTACCAGTTGTTCTTCGACGAGCGCAGCCTTGACGGCGACGTGCTGGTCGACTTCGACGGCGTCGGTGTCGTCGTGGACCGGATGAGCGCTCCGTACCTCAACGGCGCGACGATCGACTTCGTCGACACCATCGAGAAGCAGGGCTTCACGATCGACAACCCGAACGCGTCGGGCAGCTGCGCGTGTGGTGACTCGTTCCACTGA
- a CDS encoding carbohydrate kinase family protein, giving the protein MSGRLLIAGSIATDHLMNYEGRFADSLVADQLEKLSVSFLVTGLDVRRGGVAPNICFGLARLGASPVLVGAAGKDFAEYESWLTRHGVDCTHVRLSETAHTARFVCTTDNSMSQIASFYPGAMDEAGLIEIGGIDDAPEAVLIGADNPVAMKRHTEECRQRGWKFYADPSQQLSFADGDLIRSLVDGAAILFSNEYESHIISDKTGWSAEEILDRVDLQVTTLGGDGVLIQAKGAAPIKVTALPDVKAIEPTGAGDSFRAGFLAALGWGFDLAAAAQVGCTIAAFVVESVGTQEYSFTNEEFISRLRGAYGDQAADAVAARLN; this is encoded by the coding sequence GTGTCCGGACGCCTTCTGATCGCTGGTTCGATCGCCACTGACCATCTGATGAACTACGAGGGTCGGTTCGCCGATTCGCTCGTCGCCGACCAGCTCGAGAAGCTCAGCGTGAGCTTCCTCGTCACTGGGCTGGACGTACGCCGCGGAGGCGTCGCACCGAACATCTGCTTCGGCCTCGCCCGCCTGGGCGCCAGCCCGGTCCTGGTCGGTGCGGCCGGCAAGGACTTCGCGGAGTACGAGTCGTGGCTGACGCGCCACGGCGTCGACTGCACGCACGTACGCCTCTCCGAGACCGCGCACACGGCTCGCTTCGTGTGTACGACCGACAACTCCATGTCGCAGATCGCCAGCTTCTACCCGGGAGCGATGGACGAAGCGGGCCTGATCGAGATCGGTGGGATCGATGACGCCCCCGAGGCCGTCCTGATCGGTGCCGACAACCCGGTCGCGATGAAGCGGCACACCGAGGAGTGCCGCCAGCGGGGCTGGAAGTTCTACGCCGACCCGAGCCAGCAGCTCTCCTTCGCCGACGGTGACCTCATCCGCTCGTTGGTCGACGGTGCCGCGATCCTGTTCTCCAACGAGTACGAGTCGCACATCATCAGCGACAAGACCGGCTGGAGCGCCGAGGAGATCCTGGACCGGGTCGACCTGCAGGTCACCACGCTCGGCGGCGATGGCGTACTCATCCAGGCCAAGGGCGCGGCGCCGATCAAGGTGACGGCGCTTCCCGACGTGAAGGCGATCGAGCCGACTGGCGCAGGCGACTCCTTCCGTGCCGGCTTCCTGGCCGCGCTCGGCTGGGGCTTCGACCTTGCCGCGGCCGCTCAGGTGGGCTGCACCATCGCCGCCTTCGTCGTCGAGAGCGTCGGTACCCAGGAGTACTCGTTCACCAACGAGGAGTTCATCTCCCGCCTGCGCGGCGCGTACGGCGACCAGGCCGCCGACGCAGTCGCCGCCAGGCTCAACTAA
- a CDS encoding sulfurtransferase TusA family protein: protein MRVLDCRGRPCPQPIIDLARAFKSLAIGDELGVESDDPAARHDVPAWCRMRGQEYVREGRADDGTPLYVVRRIS, encoded by the coding sequence GTGAGGGTCCTGGACTGCCGTGGCCGTCCCTGTCCGCAGCCGATCATCGACTTGGCACGAGCCTTCAAGTCACTTGCGATCGGCGACGAGCTCGGCGTCGAGTCCGACGACCCTGCGGCCCGCCACGACGTCCCGGCATGGTGCCGGATGCGGGGGCAGGAGTACGTACGAGAGGGGCGCGCCGACGACGGCACGCCCCTCTATGTCGTACGAAGGATCAGTTGA
- a CDS encoding cysteine desulfurase family protein, whose product MAYLDSASAEPLHPAAREVLLAAYERGFADPRRLHGPGRDARLLLDNSRAVIAECLDVRPDEVVLTTSGTEAIQLAITGALAANPGASTWAAPIEHAAVYGALPEATEIPVDGAGHIDLASVPATAGVVAAQTANHEIGTTQDVDSLPAGPAVIVDACASMGRLPLPSRGDLIAGSAHKWGGPGGVGVLIVRKGTRWIEPPHAFTNIPGALAAAAALQAVVAERDETNARQFALIDRIRASVAQIEDVDVIGDPVNRLPHLVTFSCLYVDGEALVTELDKAGFGIASGSACAVDTREPSRVLAAIGALTHGNVRLSLTRETTEADVDQFLAVLPGIVEKLRAEVAW is encoded by the coding sequence GTGGCTTACCTCGACAGCGCCTCGGCTGAACCGCTGCATCCCGCGGCGCGCGAGGTGCTGCTGGCAGCGTACGAGCGCGGTTTCGCCGACCCCCGACGCCTGCACGGACCCGGCCGCGACGCACGGTTGCTGCTCGACAACTCGCGCGCTGTGATCGCCGAATGCCTGGACGTACGCCCTGATGAGGTGGTGCTCACGACCTCGGGCACCGAGGCGATCCAGCTGGCGATCACCGGCGCGCTTGCCGCGAATCCGGGAGCCTCGACGTGGGCGGCCCCGATCGAGCACGCTGCCGTGTACGGGGCCCTCCCCGAGGCAACGGAGATCCCGGTCGACGGGGCGGGGCACATCGATCTGGCGTCCGTGCCTGCGACAGCTGGAGTGGTCGCGGCGCAGACCGCGAATCACGAGATCGGCACCACCCAGGACGTCGACTCGCTGCCTGCCGGTCCCGCAGTGATCGTCGACGCCTGCGCATCGATGGGCCGTCTGCCACTCCCCTCCCGCGGCGACCTGATCGCCGGCTCCGCGCACAAGTGGGGCGGCCCCGGGGGCGTCGGCGTACTGATCGTGCGGAAGGGCACTCGATGGATCGAGCCGCCCCACGCCTTCACGAACATCCCGGGCGCCCTCGCTGCTGCTGCAGCGCTGCAGGCAGTCGTCGCGGAGCGGGACGAGACCAACGCCCGCCAGTTCGCGCTGATCGACAGGATCCGCGCTTCGGTCGCGCAGATCGAGGACGTCGACGTGATCGGTGACCCCGTCAACCGCCTCCCTCACCTGGTCACGTTCTCGTGTCTCTACGTGGACGGCGAGGCGCTGGTCACCGAACTCGACAAGGCGGGATTCGGGATCGCGAGCGGGTCGGCCTGCGCGGTCGACACCCGGGAGCCGTCGCGCGTACTCGCTGCGATCGGCGCCCTCACCCACGGCAACGTCCGACTGTCGCTCACCCGCGAGACGACCGAGGCCGACGTCGACCAATTCCTGGCCGTACTCCCGGGCATCGTCGAGAAGCTTCGGGCCGAGGTGGCCTGGTGA
- a CDS encoding cytochrome c oxidase subunit II: protein MGLHKPFASATLVGLGAVALSGCDNQASRFGMPSPLSSRGTSILHLWQGAWIAALITGAITWALIFWAMWRYRRRSDDEIPVQTRYNLPLEIFYTIAPVFMVIVFFAWTVKAQDAVLQKPADPTAVNVVEVTGQQWSWTFNYGIGANSNADGDKNAADLNQSIADYFRSYEAHQKDPSVPLAAYPFDYKQYAYLAGDGSNIPVLVLPVGQTTRFNLHSPDVIHDFGVADFLEKMDVVPGRVNHYWVTPDKITAVFDANSSDNNFLAPSTATGYNGTQSDTSHYYLRDGACYELCGEYHSRMLFRVAIVSPADYAAYVAALAKRNLMPLGQGPNIGGMDAIIASTGVEAK, encoded by the coding sequence GTGGGTCTGCACAAGCCCTTTGCGTCGGCGACGCTGGTGGGTCTAGGCGCTGTTGCGCTGTCTGGTTGTGACAACCAGGCATCGCGCTTCGGCATGCCTTCACCCCTGTCGTCGCGCGGCACCTCGATCCTGCATCTGTGGCAGGGTGCGTGGATCGCTGCGCTCATCACCGGCGCCATCACCTGGGCCCTGATCTTCTGGGCAATGTGGCGTTACCGCCGGCGCAGCGACGACGAAATCCCCGTCCAGACGCGCTACAACCTGCCGCTCGAGATCTTCTACACGATCGCGCCGGTCTTCATGGTCATCGTGTTCTTCGCGTGGACCGTCAAGGCGCAGGACGCGGTGCTGCAGAAGCCTGCAGACCCGACGGCGGTCAACGTCGTCGAGGTCACCGGCCAGCAGTGGTCGTGGACGTTCAACTACGGCATCGGGGCCAACTCGAACGCCGACGGTGACAAGAACGCGGCCGACCTGAACCAGTCGATCGCGGACTACTTCCGGTCCTACGAGGCTCACCAGAAGGACCCGAGTGTCCCGCTGGCCGCGTACCCGTTCGACTACAAGCAGTACGCGTACCTCGCGGGTGACGGCTCGAACATCCCGGTGCTGGTGCTTCCGGTCGGCCAGACCACGCGGTTCAATCTGCACTCCCCGGACGTCATCCACGACTTCGGCGTGGCCGACTTCCTCGAGAAGATGGACGTCGTCCCGGGCCGCGTGAACCACTACTGGGTCACTCCGGACAAGATCACGGCCGTTTTCGACGCAAACTCGTCCGACAACAACTTCCTGGCCCCGAGCACGGCGACCGGTTACAACGGCACCCAGAGCGACACGTCGCACTACTACCTGCGTGACGGTGCCTGCTACGAGCTCTGCGGTGAGTACCACAGCCGGATGCTCTTCCGCGTGGCAATCGTGAGCCCGGCGGACTACGCCGCGTACGTCGCTGCGCTCGCGAAGCGCAACCTCATGCCCCTGGGTCAGGGTCCGAACATCGGCGGTATGGACGCCATCATTGCCAGCACCGGTGTGGAGGCCAAGTAA
- the ctaD gene encoding aa3-type cytochrome oxidase subunit I, with protein MTATIPHIDAAPVRKPLGTKLYTLLTTTDHKVIANMYFVTSVAWFLVGGLMALLMRSKLAFPGQEWLSDERFNQLFTMHGTIMLLLFATPLFFGFGNAVMPIQIGAPDVAFPRLNMFSYWLYLFGGIIAASGFFTPQGAADFGWFAYTPLSNSDHSPGVGGDLWIMGLWMAGVGTILGAVNFIVTILCMRAPGMTMFRMPIFVWNTLITSLLVLIAFPILAGALLMLEADRQLGAHVFDPAHGGPILWQHLFWFFGHPEVYIIALPFFGIVSEILPVFSRKPIFGYVGLVGATLGIAILSVAVWAHHMFVTGAVDLPFFSGMTFLIAVPTGVKFFNWIGTMWGGSISFDTPMLWSLGFLTTFLFGGLTGIILASPPLDFHVSDSYFVVAHFHYVVFGTVVFAMFAGFYFWWPKWTGRMLNERLGKLHFWLLFIGFHTTFLVQHWLGIEGMQRRIADYLPTDGFTFLNQLSTVGAFLLSFSMLPFFYNLWVSRNAPKVEVDDPWGWGRSLEWATSCPPPRHNFNSIPRIRSESPAFDLHHPEIAALELEEGH; from the coding sequence ATGACTGCGACGATCCCTCACATTGACGCGGCGCCGGTGCGGAAGCCGCTCGGCACCAAGCTGTACACGCTGCTGACGACGACCGACCACAAGGTCATCGCCAACATGTACTTCGTGACCTCGGTCGCGTGGTTCCTCGTCGGCGGCCTGATGGCGCTGCTGATGCGCTCCAAGCTCGCATTCCCGGGTCAGGAGTGGCTCAGCGACGAGCGCTTCAACCAGTTGTTCACGATGCACGGCACGATCATGTTGCTGCTGTTCGCGACGCCGCTGTTCTTCGGTTTCGGCAACGCCGTCATGCCGATCCAGATCGGTGCCCCGGACGTCGCCTTCCCGCGTCTGAACATGTTCTCGTACTGGCTGTACCTCTTCGGCGGCATCATCGCGGCCTCGGGCTTCTTCACCCCGCAGGGGGCGGCCGACTTCGGCTGGTTCGCGTACACGCCGCTGTCGAACTCCGACCACTCGCCGGGCGTCGGCGGCGACCTCTGGATCATGGGTCTGTGGATGGCCGGTGTCGGCACCATCCTCGGTGCGGTCAACTTCATCGTCACGATCCTGTGCATGCGTGCGCCGGGCATGACGATGTTCCGGATGCCGATCTTCGTGTGGAACACGCTGATCACGTCGCTGCTCGTGCTGATCGCGTTCCCGATCCTCGCCGGCGCTCTGCTCATGCTCGAGGCTGATCGACAGCTCGGCGCGCACGTGTTCGACCCTGCGCACGGTGGCCCGATCCTGTGGCAGCACCTGTTCTGGTTCTTCGGCCACCCTGAGGTCTACATCATCGCGCTGCCGTTCTTCGGCATCGTGTCGGAGATCCTGCCGGTCTTCAGCCGCAAGCCGATCTTCGGTTACGTCGGCCTCGTCGGCGCGACGCTCGGCATCGCGATCCTCTCGGTCGCCGTGTGGGCTCACCACATGTTCGTGACCGGTGCGGTGGACCTGCCGTTCTTCTCCGGCATGACGTTCCTGATCGCGGTCCCGACCGGTGTGAAGTTCTTCAACTGGATCGGCACGATGTGGGGCGGCTCGATCTCGTTCGACACCCCGATGCTCTGGTCGCTGGGCTTCCTCACGACCTTCCTCTTCGGTGGTCTGACGGGCATCATCCTGGCGTCGCCGCCGCTCGACTTCCACGTCTCCGACTCCTACTTCGTCGTGGCTCACTTCCACTACGTCGTCTTCGGCACCGTCGTGTTCGCGATGTTCGCGGGCTTCTACTTCTGGTGGCCGAAGTGGACCGGTCGGATGCTCAACGAGCGCCTCGGCAAGCTGCACTTCTGGCTGCTGTTCATCGGCTTCCACACGACCTTCCTGGTGCAGCACTGGCTCGGTATCGAGGGCATGCAGCGTCGTATCGCTGACTACCTGCCGACGGACGGCTTCACCTTCCTGAACCAGCTCTCGACGGTGGGCGCGTTCCTGCTCAGCTTCTCGATGCTGCCGTTCTTCTACAACCTCTGGGTGTCGCGCAACGCGCCCAAGGTTGAGGTCGACGACCCGTGGGGCTGGGGCCGGTCGCTGGAGTGGGCCACCTCGTGCCCGCCGCCGCGCCACAACTTCAACTCGATCCCGCGGATCCGGTCGGAGTCGCCGGCGTTCGATCTCCACCACCCGGAGATCGCAGCTCTCGAACTGGAGGAGGGTCACTGA
- a CDS encoding cytochrome c oxidase subunit 4, which produces MKAEAWMFAACTAFLVLVTPAYWFVTSGSDNRGDWTGTSALVMCTLLVLMITLYLGFHANRMDARPEDRNDADIAEGAGELGFFPPFSWWPLWCALGLSVFTFAAAMKTYWLMIGAAGVGFILLCGWIYEYYRGEFKH; this is translated from the coding sequence ATGAAGGCTGAAGCCTGGATGTTCGCCGCGTGCACCGCGTTCCTGGTGCTCGTGACGCCCGCGTACTGGTTCGTCACTTCGGGTTCTGACAATCGCGGTGACTGGACCGGCACCTCGGCGCTCGTCATGTGCACCCTGCTGGTGCTGATGATCACGCTCTACCTCGGCTTCCACGCCAACCGGATGGACGCTCGCCCGGAGGACCGCAACGACGCGGACATCGCGGAAGGCGCCGGCGAGCTCGGCTTCTTCCCGCCGTTCTCGTGGTGGCCGCTGTGGTGCGCACTGGGCCTGTCGGTCTTCACCTTCGCTGCGGCGATGAAGACCTACTGGCTGATGATCGGCGCTGCTGGCGTCGGGTTCATCCTGCTGTGCGGTTGGATCTACGAGTACTACCGCGGAGAGTTCAAGCACTGA
- the qcrB gene encoding cytochrome bc1 complex cytochrome b subunit: MSTDISQVATSNGTAAATVAPTTRTGKIADWADERLGLAAMGKKNLRKIFPDHWSFMLGEVALWSFVVLLITGVLLTLWFTPSMGEVDYKGTYVPLKGVPVSEAFNSALHISFEVRGGLLLRQMHHWAAMLFIAAMMIHLLRVFFTGAHRKPREINWVIGSTLLLLGTLEGFTGYSLPDDLLSGTGLRAAEGFMQAIPVVGTYMSFFLFGGEFPGDQIIPRMYSIHILLIPGLLLGLIAAHMLLVVYHKHTQWAGPGRTEKNVVGYPMLPVYAAKAGGFFFIVFGVTAIMGALLSINPVWKFGPYDPTKVTAGSQPDWYMGWPDGALRIMPGWETHLWGHTLSWNILVPVIILPTGMWMFLTILPFLEAWITGDKREHHILQRPRNAPTRTAFMVALMTMYAMFWMAGGNDLLAIKFHSSINTITHVLRVLVFVAPVIAFFITKRWCIALQRHDNGVLLHGYETGVIMRSADGKYAEKHLPIDEGHAYGITVRDRGPAGEDDGPTEKGKKTLRDRIRTEYYGDDVEKPTIEEYEAAQEHAAHELHELEAGVGHDALDGHH, encoded by the coding sequence ATGAGCACCGACATCTCGCAGGTCGCGACCAGCAACGGCACCGCTGCCGCCACGGTCGCCCCGACCACCAGGACCGGCAAGATCGCTGACTGGGCCGACGAGCGCCTCGGCCTCGCCGCGATGGGCAAGAAGAACCTCCGCAAGATCTTCCCGGACCACTGGTCCTTCATGCTCGGCGAAGTGGCGCTGTGGAGCTTCGTCGTCCTGCTCATCACCGGCGTCCTGCTGACACTGTGGTTCACGCCCTCGATGGGCGAGGTCGACTACAAGGGCACCTACGTACCGCTGAAGGGCGTTCCGGTCTCGGAGGCATTCAACTCGGCGCTGCACATCTCGTTCGAGGTCCGCGGCGGCCTGCTGCTGCGCCAGATGCACCACTGGGCGGCCATGCTCTTCATCGCCGCGATGATGATCCACCTGCTCCGCGTGTTCTTCACCGGCGCGCACCGCAAGCCGCGTGAGATCAACTGGGTCATCGGCTCGACCCTGCTGCTGCTCGGCACGCTCGAGGGCTTCACCGGTTACTCCCTGCCGGACGACCTCCTGTCCGGAACCGGTCTTCGTGCCGCGGAAGGCTTCATGCAGGCCATCCCGGTCGTGGGCACGTACATGTCGTTCTTCCTCTTCGGCGGCGAGTTCCCGGGCGACCAGATCATCCCCCGCATGTACTCGATCCACATCCTGCTCATCCCGGGTCTGCTGCTCGGTCTGATCGCCGCGCACATGCTGCTCGTCGTGTACCACAAGCACACCCAGTGGGCCGGCCCCGGGCGGACCGAGAAGAACGTCGTCGGCTACCCGATGCTTCCGGTCTACGCGGCCAAGGCTGGTGGATTCTTCTTCATCGTCTTCGGCGTCACCGCGATCATGGGCGCTCTGCTCTCGATCAACCCGGTCTGGAAGTTCGGTCCGTACGACCCGACCAAGGTCACCGCCGGCTCGCAGCCCGACTGGTACATGGGTTGGCCCGACGGCGCGCTCCGCATCATGCCTGGCTGGGAGACCCACCTGTGGGGTCACACGCTGTCCTGGAACATCCTCGTCCCGGTCATCATCCTGCCGACGGGCATGTGGATGTTCCTGACGATCCTGCCGTTCCTCGAGGCCTGGATCACCGGCGACAAGCGTGAGCACCACATCCTGCAGCGCCCGCGCAACGCTCCGACGCGTACGGCCTTCATGGTCGCGCTGATGACGATGTACGCGATGTTCTGGATGGCTGGCGGCAACGACCTGCTCGCGATCAAGTTCCACTCCTCGATCAACACCATCACCCACGTCCTGCGTGTCCTGGTGTTCGTCGCTCCGGTGATCGCGTTCTTCATCACCAAGCGTTGGTGCATCGCGCTCCAGCGTCACGACAACGGTGTCCTCCTGCACGGCTACGAGACCGGCGTCATCATGCGCTCGGCCGACGGCAAGTACGCGGAGAAGCACCTCCCGATCGACGAGGGCCACGCGTACGGCATCACCGTCCGCGACCGCGGTCCGGCGGGCGAGGACGACGGTCCGACCGAGAAGGGCAAGAAGACCCTGCGCGACCGGATCCGTACCGAGTACTACGGCGACGACGTCGAGAAGCCGACGATCGAGGAGTACGAGGCAGCTCAGGAGCACGCCGCTCACGAGTTGCACGAGCTCGAAGCCGGTGTCGGTCACGACGCGCTGGACGGTCACCACTGA
- the qcrA gene encoding cytochrome bc1 complex Rieske iron-sulfur subunit — protein MSDAHSAHDGHEINAHTDALLSDPGMHDHHWRPTDVDPAAERRAERQVATLFVLSGVCSVLFVVAYFGLSTGYQPSEIAGMGASNVCLGLAFGFALLFIGIGIIQWARKLMADEELAEDRHPAASSLEDRSATIAAFKQGVDESGITRRPLIRNTLLGAVGFLLVPVVVELRDLSGTNPNKLINGFAAGNPLGQGLTNTIWRRGTRIVRDVVGTPIRPGDLEIGDLVNAEPELLFNREAGQQVTEEFVLEGADLQNAKEKAATVLLKMNPSDIVNDVTRQWSYEGIVAYSKICTHVGCPISLLERTTHHLLCPCHQSTFDLADGGKVVFGPAGHHLPQLPLGVDADGYLVALDDYQEPVGPSYWERDTQSVEKISNNWKYNGKDNVLNGVRNVELGGKVDFA, from the coding sequence ATGAGCGACGCGCACAGCGCCCACGACGGGCACGAGATCAACGCGCACACGGACGCGCTGCTGTCCGATCCGGGCATGCACGACCACCACTGGCGGCCGACCGACGTCGACCCCGCCGCGGAGCGCCGTGCCGAGCGCCAGGTCGCCACGCTGTTCGTCCTCTCGGGCGTTTGCTCGGTCCTGTTCGTCGTTGCCTACTTCGGGCTGAGCACCGGCTACCAGCCGAGCGAGATCGCCGGTATGGGCGCCTCGAACGTCTGCCTCGGCCTGGCCTTCGGCTTCGCCCTGCTGTTCATCGGTATCGGCATCATCCAGTGGGCTCGCAAGCTCATGGCGGACGAGGAACTTGCCGAGGACCGCCACCCGGCCGCCTCCTCGCTCGAGGACCGCTCCGCGACGATCGCCGCGTTCAAGCAGGGTGTGGACGAGTCGGGCATCACCCGCCGCCCGCTCATCCGCAACACCCTCCTCGGCGCTGTCGGCTTCCTCCTGGTCCCGGTCGTCGTCGAGCTTCGCGACCTGTCCGGCACCAACCCGAACAAGCTGATCAACGGCTTCGCCGCCGGCAACCCGCTCGGCCAGGGCCTCACCAACACCATCTGGCGCCGTGGCACCCGCATCGTGCGCGACGTCGTCGGTACGCCGATCCGCCCGGGCGATCTGGAGATCGGCGACCTCGTCAACGCGGAGCCGGAACTGCTCTTCAACCGCGAGGCCGGCCAGCAGGTCACCGAGGAATTCGTCCTCGAGGGCGCAGACCTGCAGAACGCCAAGGAGAAGGCCGCGACGGTCCTCCTCAAGATGAACCCGTCGGACATCGTCAACGACGTGACCCGCCAGTGGTCGTACGAGGGCATCGTGGCGTACTCGAAGATCTGCACCCACGTCGGCTGCCCGATCTCGCTGCTCGAGCGCACCACCCACCACCTGCTCTGCCCGTGCCACCAGTCGACCTTCGACCTGGCCGACGGCGGCAAGGTCGTGTTCGGTCCCGCCGGTCACCACCTCCCCCAGCTCCCGCTGGGCGTGGACGCCGACGGCTACCTGGTTGCTCTCGACGACTATCAGGAGCCGGTCGGACCCAGCTACTGGGAGCGGGACACCCAGTCGGTGGAGAAGATCAGCAACAACTGGAAGTACAACGGCAAGGACAACGTGCTCAACGGCGTACGCAACGTCGAGCTCGGTGGAAAGGTTGACTTCGCATGA